In Tiliqua scincoides isolate rTilSci1 chromosome 1, rTilSci1.hap2, whole genome shotgun sequence, the following are encoded in one genomic region:
- the LOC136647896 gene encoding uncharacterized protein F54H12.2-like, with product MAFIHGASEECTKSELDLFQIAPTQTSVEGSIFIEVPPLAAVTESAPLEFFIAGNGEDYLDLNNTLLYLCCKIVKEDGTNIARAAEVGLVNYPIAAIFSQLDVTLGDRLISQSNNCYPFRAFIESILNFGGETLSTQFSAGLFYKDTPGEHESTGLDGDNQGFIRRAALTAESRKIDLLGHLHADLFFQEKLLLNGVDVKIKLTRSKDAFCLMSDDPSVHYKLQILTASLFVKKVRVAPGVRLGHAEALLTATAKYPVDRVSMKIFSIAAGSRISNQENLFLGQLPKLVVVGLVDNDSFSGAYDKNPFNFKHYDINFFAIYQSGHQIPAKPFQPRFDEGNCVREYMSLVHASGKHMKDKALLINREDYARGYTLFAFDLSPDQECGSHYSLINTGNLRAEIRFARPLPQTVNMIVYGVFDNIIEINHRRSVLFDYM from the coding sequence ATGGCTTTTATTCATGGGGCTTCAGAAGAATGCACTAAATCTGAACTGgacctgttccaaatagcccctacaCAGACCAGTGTAGAAGGAAGCATTTTTATCGAGGTGCCCCCACTGGCAGCTGTGACAGAGTCTGCACCGCTTGAGTTTTTCATAGCTGGAAATGGTGAAGACTACCTAGACTTGAATAATACGCTATTATACCTGTGCTGCAAAATAGTGAAAGAAGATGGAACCAACAttgccagggctgcagaggtggggctggtgaATTACCCGATCGCAGCCATCTTCAGCCAGCTGGATGTGACACTAGGAGACAGGCTCATAAGTCAAAGTAATAATTGCTACCCTTTTAGAGCTTTTATTGAGTCCATCTTGAATTTTGGGGGTGAGACGCTTTCAACCCaattctctgcagggctgttttacaaagacacccCAGGGGAACATGAATCAACAGGCCTGGATGGGGATAACCAAGGCTTTATTAGAAGAGCCgccctgactgctgaaagcagaaaaatagacctcctggggcacctccatgcagacttgttttttcaagaaaaactactGTTAAATGGGGTGGACGTGAAAATCAAGCTCACGCGGAGTAAAGACGCATTCTGCCTTATGAGCGATGATCCCAGCGTGCACTACAAGCTGCAAATCCTGACTGCATcactgtttgtaaagaaagtCAGAGTAGCCCCAGGTGTACGTCTGGGTCACGCCGAAGCATTGCTTACGGCCACAGCCAAATACCCCGTGGATAGAGTTTCTATGAAAATtttcagcattgctgctggaagcagaataTCCAATCAAGAAAACCTATTCCTGGGGCAACTACCTAAGCTTGTTGTGGTAGGCCTTGTGGATAACGATTCATTCAGCGGCGCATATGATAAAAACCCCTTTAATTTCAAGCATTATGACATAAACTTTTTTGCAATTTACCAGTCTGGACATCAAATCCCGGCAAAACCATTTCAACCTCGCTTTGATGAAGGAAACTGCGTGAGGGAATACATGAGCCTGGTTCATGCATCTGGTAAACACATGAAAGACAAAGCCTTGTTAATTAACAGAGAAGATTATGCAAGAGGCTATACCCTGTTTGCCTTTGATCTCTCACCCGATCAAGAATGTGGCAGTCACTATTCCTTGATTAATACAGGGAATCTGCGGGCAGAAATACGGTTTGCCAGGCCCCTCCCACAAACTGTGAATATGATTGTATATGGTGTTTTTGACAATATTATTGAAATTAACCACAGGAGGAGTGTTTTGTTTGATTATATGTAA